GCGAGTTCGTCGAGCAGGTGATCCGCCCGACCGGCCTGGTGGACCCGAAGGTCGTGGTCAAGCCGACCAAGGGGCAGATCGACGACCTCATCGCCGAGATCCGCAAACGGGCCGAACGCGACGAGCGGGTCCTGGTCACCACGCTCACCAAGAAGATGGCCGAGGACCTCACCGACTACCTGCTCGAAATGGGCATCCGGGTGCGCTACCTGCACTCGGAGGTGGACACGCTGCGCCGGGTGGAGCTGCTGCGCCAGCTGCGGCTCGGTGAGTACGACGTGCTGGTCGGGATCAACCTGCTGCGCGAGGGCCTGGACCTGCCCGAGGTGTCGCTGGTGTCGATCCTCGACGCCGACAAGGAGGGCTTCCTGCGGTCCACCCGCAGCCTGATCCAGACCATCGGCCGCGCCGCCCGGCATGTGTCCGGCGAGGTGCACATGTACGCCGACAACATCACCGACTCGATGCGGGAGGCCATCGAGGAGACCGAACGTCGACGGGCCAAGCAGATCGCCTACAACAAGGAGCACGGCATCGATCCGCAGCCGTTGCGCAAGAAGATCGCCGACATCCTCGACCAGGTGTACCGGGAGGCCGAGGACACCGAGACCGTCGAGATCGGCTCCGGGCGGGCGGTGTCGCGGGGACGGCGCGCGCAGGGCGAGCCCGGTCGGGTGGTCTCGGCCGGCATCATCGAGGGCCGCGACACCAAGAACATGCCGCGCGCCGAACTGGCCGATCTCATCAAGGAGCTCACCGAGCAAATGATGGCGGCGGCGCGGGATCTGCAGTTCGAGCTGGCCGCCCGGATCCGCGACGAGATCGCGGATCTGAAGAAGGAACTGCGCGGGATGGACGCCGCCGGGCTCAAGTAGTCGCCGTCCGGACCGCGTTCGCGAACAGGACCTTGGGGCGGTCCCGGATGGACCTTTGACCCTACGGTCCCCGGCTGCCACGGTGCGACAGTGACGGTGAGGCCGACCGGCCTCGCCCGCACCGAATCGAGGCAGTCATGAACGTGTCGATCCATCGCACACCGCACCGGCGGACCGTGATGTCCGCCCGCGTTCTGGGGCCGTGGATCACCGTCGCGGCGGTGATCTTCGCGGTCCGCACCCCCGACATGCCGGGGGTGCTCACCGCGTTCACCGAGGACCCCGTGTGGCCCGTCATGATCGGCGCCATCGAACTGGCGGCCGGGTTCGCGATCGTGGCCTTCCACCAGTACTGGCGGCACCCGGCCGGGGCCATCGTGTCGGCCCTCGGCTGGTGGATGGTCGTCGAAGCGGTGCTGCTGCTGGCCGTCCCGGGGGTGTTCGGCGGCCTGGCCGACGTCATCGCGGGCTCGATCCTGTTGTGGCGGATAGTCTGCGCGGCCTTCGCGGTGCTCGGGCTGTATCTGAGCTACGTGGGGTGGCGTCCGGTCGCCGGTGCGATCGCCTCCGCCGAGCCGGACACCTCGGTGGTCGCGAGCGTGGTGATCCGGTGAGCCGGGAGGCGGCCAGGAAGGAATCGAAATGAACACGCCCACAAAGAAACTCGACATTGTGGTGGCCGTCGACGGTTCGGCGCCGTCGGATGCGGCGGTCGACTGGGCCGCGCATGAGGCCGCACTCCGCAAACGGCCGTTGACGATCGTGCACGTCGTTCAGCTGCCGGTGGTGCGAATGTGGCCCGAGGTGTCGATGCCCCAGGAACTCATCGACGGCCTGATCAAGGAGGGGCACGGCATCCTCGACGCCGCCCGCGCCCGGGCGGAGAAGGTGATCGAGGCCGCGAGATCCGCCGCCCGGGTCACCGTCGAGACCGAGCTGGTGACGGCCAACGTGCTGCCCACCCTGATCGAGATGTCGGATCGGGCCGAGTTGATGGTGGTGGGCTGCCGGGGCCGCGGCTGGCTGGGCCGCCGGCTGCTCGGCTCGGTCAGCCGCGGTCTGCTGCATCACGCCCGCGGCACGGTCGCGGTGATCCACGATGAGCAGATCCCGGCCGAGGGCGCCCCGATCGTCGTCGGTATCGACGGGTCCCCGGCGTCGGAGGCCGCGACCGCGGTCGCGTTCGACGCCGCGTCGCGCCGGGGCGTGGAGCTGGTCGCCGTGCACGCCTGGAGCGACTACACGTTCTACTACGAGATGCCGGGCATCGTCACCGAGGACGTGCGCAGGCAGGCCGAGGAGATCCTGGCCGAACGGCTGGCGGGCTGGCAGGAGCAGTACCCGGACGTCAAAGTGCGCCGGGTGGTGGTCATGGACCGTCCGGTGCACCAGCTGCTGGAACAAGCCGAACACGCCCAGTTGCTGGTGGTGGGCAGCCATGGCCGCGGCGGGTTCGCCAGCATGCTGCTGGGTTCGGTCAGCACCGCGGTCGCCGAATCGGCGCATGTTCCGGTGATCGTCGCGCGGCCGCGCTGATCAGCCGCGCCGGCGGCGGGGGACGGCACGCTCGACGCCTTGTCTCCCGCAGCGCCGGTGGGAAGACTGGGGACTGTGTCACGGCCAACGACGGTGCGGCGCCGCGACGGCACGGTGGTGCCGTTCGACGAGACCCGGATCGCCGACGCGGTCGCGCGGGCGGCCCGCGAGGTAGGCCACGACGATCCCACGCTGCCAGCGGCGGTGGCGCGGGCGGTGGCCGACTCGCTCGGCCCGGGCACCCCCTCGGTCGAGGAGATCGGCGACCGTGTCGAGGCGCGGCTCGGGGAGATGGGGGTCGACGACGTCGCGCGGGCCTACATCATCTACCGGCGGCGCCGCGCGGACCTGCGCTCGGCGAAGGCCGTACTCGGGGTCCGCGACGAGCTCAAGCTGAGCCTGGCCGCGGTGACGGTGCTGCGCGACCGCTATCTGCTGCGTGACGAGCAGGGCCGTCTTCTCGAGTCGACCGGCGAGATGATGGACCGGGCGGCGCGACACGTCGCCGCGGCGGAGGACAACTATCGCAGCGGATCATCGCAATACTGGGCCGAGCGGTTCTCGGGGCTGCTGCGGCGGCTGGAGTTCCTGCCGAATTCGCCGACGCTGATGAACGCCGGCACCGATCTGGGCCTGCTCGCCGGCTGTTTCGTGCTGCCGGTGGAGGATTCGCTCAAGTCGATCTTCACCACGCTCGGGCACGCGGCCGAGGTGCAACGTGCCGGTGGCGGAACGGGTTTCAGCTTCGGGCGGCTGCGCCCTGCCGGCGACCGGGTGTCGTCCACCGGCGGCACCGCGAGCGGCCCGGTGTCGTTTCTGCGGTTGTACGACGCCGCCGCGAAAGTCATCGCGATGGGAGGCAGGCGGCGCGGGGCGTGCATGGCGGTGCTTCCGGTCTCGCATCCGGACATCCGCGAATTCGTCACGACGAAGGCGAGATCCGCCGATGAGCTGACGAACTTCAATCTGTCCGTCGGGGTGGACGACGCCTTCATGCGGGCGGTGCAGCGCGGCGGCGAGCACCGGTTGGTCAATTCGCGGACCGGCAGAACCGTCGCCACCGTCCCCGCCGCGGATCTGTTCGACGAGATCTGCGCGGCGGCGCATCAGTGCGGCGACCCCGGCCTGGTGTTCCTCGACACGGTCAACCGGGCCAACCCCGTTCCCGAACTCGGCCGCATCGAAGCCACCAACCCCTGCGGCGAGGTGCCGTTGCTGCCGTACGAGTCCTGCAACCTGGGCTCGATCAACCTCCCGCGCATGATCGCCTCCGGCGGCGTCGACTGGGATCGGCTCGCCGAGACGGCCCGGGTGGCGGTGCGCTTCCTAGACGATGTGATCGACGTCAGTCGCTATCCGATCCCGGAGCTGGCCACCGCCACCCGGACCACCCGCAAGATCGGGCTGGGTGTCATGGGGCTGGCGGAACTCCTTGCCAGTCTTGGCATTCCGTACGACAGCGAGGACGGCGTCCGGCTCGCCGGCCGGGTGATGCGCTGCATTCAGCGGGCCGCGGTGCAGGAGTCGATCCGGTTGGCCGAAGAGCGCGGACCGTTCCCGGC
The window above is part of the Mycolicibacterium hassiacum DSM 44199 genome. Proteins encoded here:
- a CDS encoding universal stress protein; the encoded protein is MNTPTKKLDIVVAVDGSAPSDAAVDWAAHEAALRKRPLTIVHVVQLPVVRMWPEVSMPQELIDGLIKEGHGILDAARARAEKVIEAARSAARVTVETELVTANVLPTLIEMSDRAELMVVGCRGRGWLGRRLLGSVSRGLLHHARGTVAVIHDEQIPAEGAPIVVGIDGSPASEAATAVAFDAASRRGVELVAVHAWSDYTFYYEMPGIVTEDVRRQAEEILAERLAGWQEQYPDVKVRRVVVMDRPVHQLLEQAEHAQLLVVGSHGRGGFASMLLGSVSTAVAESAHVPVIVARPR
- a CDS encoding adenosylcobalamin-dependent ribonucleoside-diphosphate reductase, giving the protein MSRPTTVRRRDGTVVPFDETRIADAVARAAREVGHDDPTLPAAVARAVADSLGPGTPSVEEIGDRVEARLGEMGVDDVARAYIIYRRRRADLRSAKAVLGVRDELKLSLAAVTVLRDRYLLRDEQGRLLESTGEMMDRAARHVAAAEDNYRSGSSQYWAERFSGLLRRLEFLPNSPTLMNAGTDLGLLAGCFVLPVEDSLKSIFTTLGHAAEVQRAGGGTGFSFGRLRPAGDRVSSTGGTASGPVSFLRLYDAAAKVIAMGGRRRGACMAVLPVSHPDIREFVTTKARSADELTNFNLSVGVDDAFMRAVQRGGEHRLVNSRTGRTVATVPAADLFDEICAAAHQCGDPGLVFLDTVNRANPVPELGRIEATNPCGEVPLLPYESCNLGSINLPRMIASGGVDWDRLAETARVAVRFLDDVIDVSRYPIPELATATRTTRKIGLGVMGLAELLASLGIPYDSEDGVRLAGRVMRCIQRAAVQESIRLAEERGPFPAFPRSRLARSEPRRNAQLTSVAPTGTISLIAGTTAGIEPMFAIAFTRAIVGRQLLDVNPCFDRLARDRGLYSDELITEIAQRGGVRGFDKLPADIRAAFPIAAEITPEWHLRMQAVVQKHVDAAVSKTVNLPASSTIDDVRSIYLAAWRAKVKGITVYRYGSREGQVLSYAAPEPLLAHADTDYSGGCAGRVCEF